One window of the Glycocaulis alkaliphilus genome contains the following:
- a CDS encoding sensor histidine kinase translates to MDGPASGRARLSRLVLIFLIVFAGVFGTVIWAKLQMEWTSARADAENRQARSAAFIAESVSGRLSEIRGALSFAAASLARPGDEEGQLAIVEAVTGSSYVSGAALWLPDSTPLTAGSVPADLAAAADAALGGPQWVAGIAGDTTHVVLAAPVPLPDRRVGTLLAFASPSELISADRAARIAVLTDSVGRTLALFPEAPVSGAPLAAERFGLQSSDVRALGDSGGGAMTGARLGETEQVLGVARLRDAPLYVYAVGPAGLDAMAWNMTLIFHALLFFGPLFTAIAFYVVLLMQTGALKKAEARLRDSERRFRLAIEGARCGVWDWDLETDAVFITDSFARMLGLDDAASMSGAEFLQLLSNEDRSRLRTAIRAASRAEEVDLEVRAQNLAVWVQMRGRPLATDGAGPGRRLVGVAIDVTERKGAQKRVLAAETRLRAALESMTESFALWDSRRRLVLWNRKFRDFFNLPEGSLRAGMAYEAVEAAASGSIANVHASENDGESYQMELTDGRWLHYSERQTADGGLVSVGADITLLKQQQGELRDNQERLRQSYNELETSSQQIRELARSHHEEKLRAEEANRSKSEFLANMSHELRTPLNAIIGFSEMMQKQIFGPLGHDRYIEYAGDIHNSGGLLLSLINDILDMSKIEAGKMSLQTEPLDPAAVIDQCIRLIGARAQEKSLQVRAECGDLPEIDADPRALKQILLNLMSNAVKFTPEGGRVVVRGFEAADGIVLQVADTGIGIAEEDLPRLGRPFEQIESQHSKSYQGSGLGLALSKSLVELHGGELRIDSVLGKGTTISFTIPRHQDQPGGNDNGDTSAVNEAAE, encoded by the coding sequence CCGCCAGCCTTGCCCGGCCCGGTGACGAGGAGGGCCAGCTTGCCATTGTAGAGGCCGTTACTGGCTCGTCTTACGTGTCTGGGGCGGCGCTCTGGCTGCCCGACAGCACGCCACTGACAGCTGGAAGCGTGCCCGCTGATCTGGCTGCAGCAGCCGATGCAGCGCTTGGCGGGCCACAATGGGTTGCCGGTATTGCCGGCGATACTACCCATGTCGTCCTGGCAGCGCCGGTTCCACTGCCGGACCGGCGCGTAGGCACGCTGCTGGCCTTCGCCAGCCCGTCCGAACTGATAAGCGCGGACCGCGCCGCCCGTATTGCCGTGCTGACTGACAGCGTGGGCCGCACGCTCGCGCTATTCCCGGAAGCGCCGGTTTCCGGGGCTCCGCTGGCAGCCGAGCGGTTCGGGCTGCAGAGTTCTGACGTCCGGGCGCTGGGCGATTCCGGCGGCGGCGCCATGACGGGCGCGCGCCTTGGCGAGACCGAGCAGGTGCTGGGGGTGGCCCGGCTGCGTGACGCCCCCTTGTACGTCTACGCCGTTGGCCCGGCAGGGCTCGACGCCATGGCCTGGAACATGACGCTCATTTTCCATGCTCTTCTGTTCTTCGGGCCGCTGTTTACCGCCATCGCGTTTTACGTCGTGCTGCTGATGCAGACCGGGGCGCTGAAAAAGGCTGAAGCGCGCCTGCGTGATTCCGAGCGCCGCTTCCGGCTGGCCATCGAAGGCGCGCGCTGCGGCGTCTGGGACTGGGATCTGGAAACCGACGCCGTTTTCATCACCGACTCCTTTGCCCGCATGCTGGGGCTGGATGATGCAGCCAGCATGTCCGGCGCCGAGTTTCTCCAGCTGTTGTCGAACGAGGACCGCTCCCGCCTGCGCACGGCCATCCGGGCTGCATCCAGAGCGGAAGAGGTGGATCTGGAGGTTCGCGCGCAAAATCTGGCTGTCTGGGTGCAGATGCGCGGCCGCCCTCTGGCCACTGACGGGGCCGGACCGGGACGGCGCCTCGTCGGCGTCGCGATTGATGTGACCGAGCGTAAAGGCGCCCAGAAGCGCGTACTCGCCGCCGAAACCCGCCTGCGGGCAGCGCTGGAGTCCATGACGGAAAGTTTCGCGCTTTGGGACTCGCGCCGCCGCCTGGTGCTGTGGAACCGCAAATTCCGCGATTTCTTCAACCTGCCTGAAGGCTCTCTGCGTGCGGGCATGGCGTATGAAGCTGTGGAAGCAGCAGCGTCCGGCTCTATAGCCAATGTCCACGCCAGCGAGAATGACGGTGAGTCCTACCAGATGGAACTGACCGACGGACGCTGGCTGCATTATTCGGAACGTCAGACCGCCGATGGCGGCCTGGTCAGCGTGGGCGCGGACATCACGCTTCTCAAGCAGCAGCAGGGCGAGCTGCGCGATAACCAGGAGAGGCTGCGTCAGTCCTATAACGAGCTCGAAACCTCATCCCAGCAGATCAGGGAGCTCGCCAGGAGTCATCACGAGGAAAAGCTGCGCGCCGAAGAGGCCAACAGGTCCAAGTCTGAATTCCTGGCCAATATGAGCCATGAGCTGCGCACGCCGCTGAACGCCATTATCGGCTTCAGCGAGATGATGCAGAAGCAGATTTTCGGCCCGCTCGGCCATGACCGCTATATCGAGTATGCTGGCGACATCCACAATTCGGGTGGCCTGCTGCTCTCGCTCATCAACGACATCCTCGATATGTCGAAGATTGAGGCGGGCAAGATGAGCCTGCAGACCGAACCGCTCGATCCGGCTGCCGTTATCGATCAGTGCATCCGCCTGATCGGCGCACGCGCACAGGAAAAGAGCCTGCAGGTGCGCGCCGAATGCGGTGATCTGCCAGAGATTGATGCCGACCCGCGCGCGCTCAAGCAGATATTGCTGAACCTGATGTCAAACGCGGTGAAGTTCACGCCGGAGGGCGGCCGCGTCGTGGTGCGCGGGTTCGAGGCCGCTGACGGCATTGTGCTGCAGGTTGCCGATACCGGCATTGGCATCGCGGAAGAAGATTTGCCCCGGCTCGGCCGGCCATTCGAGCAGATCGAGAGCCAGCACTCCAAGAGCTATCAGGGCTCAGGCCTCGGTCTGGCCCTGTCGAAATCGCTGGTGGAGCTGCATGGCGGCGAGCTGCGTATCGACTCGGTGCTGGGCAAGGGCACCACCATCTCCTTCACCATTCCCCGGCATCAGGACCAGCCGGGAGGCAATGACAATGGTGATACGAGCGCCGTCAACGAGGCCGCAGAATAG
- a CDS encoding periplasmic heavy metal sensor, which yields MSWFEGRRFWIALLVVSLGANGVLAGILAQRALTPAGAVHEAGGHMPGGGGFNPRAFIAALPEERRETASAELREGLRELRPLFGEMIARRREMNALLRAEAFDETAMLALTADIRALRSQLDAAGEEVILGIVSDLEPEARRAALEAAYAPGGRGMRRGGERPGEEHRHHHGGERPE from the coding sequence ATGAGCTGGTTTGAAGGGCGGCGTTTCTGGATTGCACTTCTCGTCGTGTCGCTGGGCGCCAATGGCGTGCTGGCAGGGATACTCGCCCAGCGTGCGCTGACGCCGGCAGGCGCTGTCCATGAAGCGGGCGGGCATATGCCCGGCGGTGGCGGCTTCAATCCGCGCGCCTTTATTGCCGCGCTGCCCGAGGAACGCCGCGAGACGGCCAGCGCCGAGTTGCGCGAGGGTCTGCGTGAGCTGCGTCCCCTGTTTGGCGAGATGATTGCACGCCGCCGCGAGATGAACGCGCTTCTGCGCGCCGAGGCGTTCGATGAGACAGCCATGCTGGCGCTGACCGCGGACATTCGCGCCTTGCGCTCTCAGCTGGATGCGGCGGGTGAAGAGGTAATCCTCGGTATCGTTTCGGACCTTGAGCCGGAGGCCCGCCGGGCCGCGCTGGAGGCGGCCTACGCGCCGGGCGGGCGGGGCATGAGGCGGGGTGGTGAAAGGCCGGGCGAAGAACACCGTCACCATCACGGTGGCGAACGGCCCGAATAG
- a CDS encoding RNA polymerase sigma factor — translation MNAANAAAATRATEGQLVREASIRPVLQVITGSGKGAVPDGDAALARALAQGDSVAMQAFITRTLPKITGVAWRLLGDSSEAEDVAQETYLKVWRHAHKWKPGTARFDSWVMRIAVNLCYDRLRKRRETSMPENYERADGEADADSVLAGKDSQEAVRAAVAALPERQRLALELCHFQELGNIEAAEIMEVSVEAMESLLSRARRSLREQLADNAADLINTLAHGRGDQSRGDPI, via the coding sequence GTGAACGCCGCCAACGCCGCAGCCGCGACTAGAGCGACTGAAGGTCAGCTTGTCAGGGAGGCGTCCATCCGGCCGGTTCTGCAGGTCATTACCGGCTCGGGAAAGGGCGCCGTCCCTGACGGCGACGCCGCGCTGGCGCGCGCGCTCGCTCAGGGCGATAGCGTTGCCATGCAGGCGTTCATTACCCGGACCCTGCCCAAGATCACAGGCGTTGCCTGGCGCCTGCTGGGCGATAGCAGCGAAGCCGAAGACGTGGCTCAGGAGACCTATCTGAAGGTCTGGCGCCATGCTCACAAATGGAAGCCCGGCACGGCGCGTTTCGATAGCTGGGTGATGAGAATTGCGGTCAATCTTTGTTATGACCGCCTGAGAAAACGCCGCGAAACCAGCATGCCCGAAAACTATGAGCGGGCAGATGGCGAGGCGGATGCCGACAGCGTACTCGCGGGCAAGGACAGTCAGGAGGCCGTACGCGCCGCTGTTGCTGCCTTGCCCGAACGCCAGCGCCTTGCGCTTGAACTTTGTCATTTTCAGGAGCTGGGCAATATCGAGGCGGCAGAGATAATGGAGGTCAGTGTGGAAGCGATGGAATCCCTGCTGTCACGAGCGCGGCGCAGCCTGCGCGAACAGCTGGCAGACAACGCAGCCGACCTCATAAACACGCTGGCTCATGGCCGTGGCGATCAAAGCCGGGGGGACCCGATATGA